A portion of the Juglans microcarpa x Juglans regia isolate MS1-56 chromosome 1D, Jm3101_v1.0, whole genome shotgun sequence genome contains these proteins:
- the LOC121263362 gene encoding histone H2B.2 has translation MAPKPEKKPAEKKPAEKAPAAAAAAEKKPRAEKKLPKETVSSGVDKKKKKAKRSVETYKMYIFKVLKQVHPDIGISGKAMGIMNSFINDIFEKLAQESSRLARYNKKPTITSREIQTAVRLVLPGELAKHAVSEGTKAVTKFTSS, from the coding sequence ATGGCGCCCAAGCCAGAGAAGAAGCCAGCCGAGAAGAAGCCGGCGGAGAAAGCTCCGGCAGCGGCGGCGGCAGCTGAGAAGAAGCCAAGGGCAGAGAAGAAGCTCCCTAAAGAAACGGTCTCGTCGGGCGtcgacaagaagaagaagaaggccaAGAGAAGCGTGGAGACGTACAAGATGTACATATTCAAGGTGTTGAAGCAGGTCCACCCGGACATCGGGATCTCCGGCAAGGCCATGGGGATCATGAACAGCTTCATCAACGATATCTTCGAGAAGCTCGCCCAGGAGTCCTCCAGACTCGCACGCTACAACAAGAAGCCGACAATTACTTCGCGCGAGATCCAAACGGCGGTGCGGCTGGTCTTGCCAGGCGAGCTTGCCAAGCACGCCGTGTCGGAGGGCACTAAGGCGGTCACAAAGTTCACCAGCTCTTAG